AAAAACTCGTCGCGGCAGGACGTGCCGATTTTGGCGTCGGAACATCTGCATTATTGCTGCATAACGCCCATGGCGAAGATTTTGTTGTTCTTGGCCAGGTGTTTCAGCATTCGCCAGCCGTTTTTCTGACCCCTCGCAAAACAGGTATCCGTACGATTGCCGATATGGCTGGGCGTAGATTTATGTACTCTAGCCAGCATGGTGACATGCTCGCTCTTTTGAGAAAACATGGAATAGAAGAAGACGACTTTACACCGATTGATCATCAGGGAGACCCGTACGATCTGATCAATGGCAAGGCCGATGTCATGCTTGCCTACAGCTTTAATGAGCCATTTATCCTTGAACAGTCAGGAGAGGCATATTTCACGTTTTCACCATTAACCAATGGTATCGATTTCTACGGAGACAATTTCTTTACCACACGCAAGCTCGCCAAGGATCGTCCTGAATATGTCAAAGCGTTCCGGGAGGCCACGCTCAAAGGGTGGCGCTACGCGTTGGACAACAAAGCAGAAATTTCAGACCTGATCCTTTCCAAATATTCAAAAGTTAAAAGCAAAGAGTGGCTGATGTTTGAGGCCAATCAACTGTACACACTTATCCAGCCCGAACTGGTCGAGCTGGGGTACCAAAATCCGGCACGCTGGAAACACATTAGCCAGACATTTGTCGGCCTGGGCATGCTCCCTTCTGGATTCGATCCTACACCAATCATCTACAACCCGAGCCCGCCAAGGGATTATCGCATACTGATAATGTCTATCGCAGTTGCCACGCTAATTATAACTGTGTTGAGCGGATTGGTAATTACTTTCAGAAGACTCAACCGGCAACTGTCCAATACCCACAGAGAATTGGAACATAACATTGGCCAACTACGCGTCTTATTTGAAACATCAATGGCCGGTATCTTGACGTGCGACCCGACAGGACGGATCACCATTGCCAACAAGCGAATGGAAGAAATGTTTGGCTACAGTACGGCTGAGCTCATCGGTTTCCCCTACCCGGAACTGGTACATCCCGATCAGAAAACCTTCGGCACTGACCTCATGCATCAGATTCTGTCTAAGAAAATTGATCATGTCAGCACTGAACGCCACTATATCCGCAAGGACGGGACCGATTTCTACGGCTATATATCCGTGCGCCGTCACGAAGATGCCAATGGCGACCTCATAAGCCTGGTATGCCACATATCAGATATCACTGAACTTAAACGAGCTGAACAGGATCAGCTATACCTGGAAAAGCAGTTCCTGCATGCCCAAAAACTTGAAAGCCTTGGGGTGCTTGCTGGGGGTATCGCCCATGATTTCAACAATCTGCTCACCGGAATCCTCGGCAATATTTCTTATGCCAGGATGTTGCTCGATGAATCCCATAAGGCGCACAAGATTCTCCTTGAAGCAGAAAAGGCCTCTCAGCGAGCATCCGGGCTTACCCAGCAGTTGCTGACCTTTGCCAAAGGGAGCCAGCCGATAAAAAAAGTCGCCTCAGCCAAACAGTTGATAGAATCGGCTACTTCGCTGGTTCTGAGTGGCTCAAAGGTAAAATGTTCCGTAGTGCTTCCGGATACCATTAATGCGCTTGAAGTAGACGAGGGGCAGATATTTCAGGCATTCCACAACATCATTATCAATGCGGTTCAGGCAATGCCGGATGGCGGCATATTGTCCATCTGCGCAGAAAACGCCACTGTTGACGCACAGAGCCTGCTCCCCTTGAATCCGGGTAGGTATGTCAAGTTCAGCTTTGCGGACAAAGGGCATGGCATATCGGAAGAGAACCAGAAAAAGATTTTCGATCCGTATTTTACTACAAAAGCAGATGGAAACGGACTTGGGCTGGCTTCGGTCTACTCAATCATCGTTAAGCATGGTGGGCATATATCGGTGCGTTCAACTATCGGTATTGGTACTACCTTTGAGATTTACCTGCCGGCCACCGCTGATAGACCCGATGAACCGGCGGATGAACTACCAGCGCTGCTGGCAAAAGGGAGCAGTACCGCATCGATCCTTTTGATGGATGATGAAGTAATGATCCGGAACCTTGCAGAAGACATGCTCACCAGCTTGGGATACCAAGTACAGACCTGTGTTAATGGGGAGGAAGCCATTTCCATGTACAAGGCTGCTCTCAAAGCAGGGACTCCATACGCTGCCGTCATCATGGACCTTACCATTCCCGGCGGCTTGGGCGGCAGAGAGGCGGCGAAAGAGATCCTTGATTTTGACAAAAATGCGGTGATGATCGTTTCCAGCGGCTACTCCAACGATCCGGTCATGGCTGAACATACTAAATTCGGTTTCCGGGCCGTGCTGGCCAAGCCGTATAAGGCCCATGAGATCGTAATGGTTTTAGATGAACTGCTCAAAGTAAAGCATTGAATCGATCTGCTTTAGCACAACCAACGCGAAACAGCCCATCCTTAAACCCTCTCACACATTAGAGTCTAGCCAATTGTTGCACAATTGTTCCATTTCCAACACAACTGCCGACAATCAGCTGCTAGCTTGCCCCAGCTAACACCCTATAATTACGCAGATAATCCCCTAAGCAACTATGGCACAATAGTTGTTATTAGACTCCTAGAGAAAAGCATATGTTCACCTGCGATAGAGAAAGGGGATCAATCAATGGAAACTACACAAACTTCGTCAGATAATAAAACAGGACTTAATGCCTTGCAGATGGTTGGATTTACCGTTGGAGAAGAGGAGTTCTGTGTAGATATCCTTAAGGTGCAGGAAATAATCCGCATGGTGAAAATCACCCATATGCCTAATGCACCTGAATATGTTGAGGGGATCATCAACCTCCGCAACAGGGTGATTCCGGTCATCGATTTCCGCAAGAAAATGCACTTTTCCGAAGCTACGCAAGCAAATGATAATGATCGCAGGATTGTCGTGATTTCATTCGGCAAGACCCTGGTGGGGCTGATCGTCGATAAAGTGTCGCATGTCATGAAAATAGCGCCGGATCAGATTACCGCCACCCCTGAAGTCATAAAGGGATATGACAGCGAATGTTTGATGGGCGTTGGTCGGGTAAACGAAAAATTGATCGTGCTGCTGGACCTGGACAAAATGTTCAAGCAGGAAGAGACGGAACTCCTTCCACAGGCAGCTTGACAGGCTCTTCGCCATAAAAACCAAACAAAGAGGCCGCGTCTTTTCAGATGCGGCCTCTTTGTTTTTGAGAGAACACAAGAATGGAGTTCAAGGTTGGCGCATCATTCCTTTCGCCTCACCTTCCAACGCACAACCAACTGCAGCATGATATCAAGGATCACCACAGCAGTGACAATCAGCAGTAGCAAACTGTTTTGCCCAAAATATGCCATGCAGTTGAAAAACATGTACAACGCGACAACAACTGACAGCAGTTTGCGAATGGAATTGGCAGTCCACGCCGCAGACTCCGCTTTTGCAGCTTCCATTTTACTGAGCAGCAAGGGAGCCATGAAATAGCCGAGAGTAGCATCAACGATCACAAGCAGCGCATTCCCCAGGAATACATAGGGGATGTACTGTTCCATCAGGATATATTGAGTCAGCATTTACGAACCAAGCCGCTTGATCTTCTCAAGGCTCTCGACAAGCACCTCTCTCTTGCCAGTTACCTCGACCAGCTTTTCACGTTCCTTGGCAACAATCTCAGCCGGCGCGCGGTCCACAAAACTCGGGTTTTCCAGCTTTTTGGAAAACATTTCTATCTCTTTCTCGATCTTGGCAATCTCCTTCAGCAGCCGTTTCTCTTCTTCTTCAACATTCACCAGCCCTTTGAGAGGCACGAAAATCCGGACATCCCCGGCGACCTGAATCGAGGCGTCTTCCGGCTTTTCGAGATCAATCCCTATCGCCAGGTCGGCGACTCGGGCCAGAGAGACGATTGCCCCTTCATTATGCTTCATCAGCTTCATGCTGTCAGCACTGCTGCATGAAAGAATAACCGCTATCTCCCTGGAAGGAGGGACCTCCATCTCGCCGCGAATGTTCCTGATTCCGCCGATAACGGCCATCACCTTTTCCATATTGTCGGCAGCCGTTGCAAAGGAACGCTTTTCTGAATACTCAGGATACGACGCCCGCATGATACTTGGGGAATCCTTGCTCCCCGGCAGCGTCTGCCAGATCTCTTCGGTAATGAACGGCATGAACGGGTGCAACAACCTGAGTAACTGCTCCAGAGTGCTCCAGAGTACATACTGGACAACAGCCTTCCGTCCCGGGTCACTGCCGTAAAGATCCTGCTTGGACAGTTCCAGATACCAATCACAGAACTCGCTCCAGGTGAATTGATACAGTCCCATGGCCGCCTCGTTGAACCGGTATTCGGCAAGGGCCTCGCTGGTAGTCCGGGCCGTCTCGTTCAAACGGTGGATAATCCATTTATCCGCTTCAGAAAGGAGCAGATCGTCATAGTTGACGGCATCCGGATCAAAGCCGTTCAGGTTCATCAGGGCAAAGCGGGCCGCGTTCCAGACCTTGTTGCAGAAATTGCGGTAACCTGCGATGCGCTCCTCGGCCAGCTTGATGTCGCGCCCTTGGGCAGCGAAAGCGGCAAGCGTGAAGCGGAAAGCATCGGTGCCATATTGGTCAATGATGGTAAGCGGGTCAATGACATTACCCTTGGACTTGCTCATCTTCTGCCCCTGGGCATCCCTGACCAGGGCATGGATATAAACATCGCCGAACGGCACCTCATCCATGAAATGCAGACCCATCATCATCATCCTGGCAACCCAGAAGAACAGGATATCAAACCCTGTGACCAGACAGGAGGTTGGATAGAAGCTGGCGAGCAACGGGGTCTTTTCCGGCCACCCCATGGTGGAGAACGGCCAGAGCGCCGAAGAGAACCAGGTATCAAGGACATCTGTCTCCTGGCGAATCTCGTCGCTGCCGCACTTGCAGCATTTCGTCGGATCCTCCATGGCAACGGTCACTTCGCCGCAATGGTCGCAGAACCATGCCGGGATGCGATGCCCCCACCAGATCTGGCGGGAGATGCACCAGTCGCGGATGTTCTCCATCCATTCGTAATAGGTGTTTTCCCACTGTTTCGGCACGATCTTGGTCTTGCCTTCTTTAACCGCCTTATATGCGCGCTCGGCGAGCGGACTGACCTTGACATACCACTGCAGGGACAGATAAGGTTCTACGACCGTCTTGCAGCGATAACAACCGCCAACAGCCATGGCATGATCAGCAACCTTTTCGAGCAGACCGGCCTCTTCCAGTTCGGCAACAATCCGTTTGCGCGCCTCAAAGCGGTCCATACCCTCGAACTGCCGACCAGCAGAGTTGATAATCCCGGATTCATCGAAGATATTGATCTTGTCCAGACCATGACGCAAACCGACCTCAAAATCATTGAAGTCATGGGCAGGGGTGATCTTGACCACTCCGGTGCCGAACTCCAGGTCAACGTATTCATCCGCCACAACCGGGATTTCCCGGTTTACCAGCGGCAAAATCACTGTTTTACCAATCAGGCCGCGGTATCGCTCATCATCGGGGTGAACTGCCACAGCGGTATCGCCAAGCATGGTCTCTGGGCGAGTCGTGGCCACAACCACGAATTTTCCGGGTTCGCCGGCAACCGGGTAACGGATGTGCCAGAGATGCCCCTTCTTCTCTTCATGCTCCACCTCAATATCCGAAAGCGCGGTATGGCACCTGGGGCACCAGTTGATGAGCCGATTGTCCCGATAGATCAGGCCATCTTCATACAGCTTTACAAAGACGGTACGCACGGCTTTGGACAGCCCCTCGTCCATGGTGAACCGTTCGCGCTCCCAATCACAGGAAGCGCCCAGACGTTTCAACTGCCCGATGATCTGACCGCCTGACTCGCCCTTCCACTTCCATACTCTCTCGATGAAAGCCTCACGCCCCAGATCGTGGCGGTCCTTGCCTTCCGCGGCAAGCTGGCGTTCAACGACATTCTGGGTGGCGATCCCCGCATGGTCCGTACCGGGCATCCAAAGGACGTTGTAACCCTGCATCCGCTTCCAGCGACAAAGGATATCCTGCAGGGTGTTATTCAGGGCATGCCCCATATGGAGCGCACCGGTGACATTGGGCGGAGGAATAACGATGCTGTAAGGCTTCTTATCGGAAGTCTCTGCTGCAGCAAAATACCCGCCTGATTCCCAATACCGGTACCATTTTTCCTCAACAGCCTGCGGCTCGTAAACCTTTGCCAGTTCCTTCTCTGTCATACCTTACCTCGTAACTCTGCACGATAATAAAAAAGGGGATTTGCATCCCCGTGTTCAAACAACCTTTTTCAATACTCAGGAGGGCAGCGCCTGCCCTCCTGAGCCTGGTTTCTATGAGCCGAACCCCTGCTTGATCTTTCTGATCTCTTCCCTAATAAGGTTTTCAGCAAGATCAGGCACAATCTCCCACACAATCTTTTCGATCGTTTCACGGGATATCTGGCTCAAAATGGCTCTGAGCTGCTCTTCACCAAGAGGCGCCATTTGTGGTGCAACCTCCGGAGCCGCCGAAATTTCAGGAGCACTGGTTACCGGCAACGGCTCCTCTTGGGCAGCAAGCGGCTCAAAATCGCCCTGCTCGGTAAACTGTTCCGGCTCATTGGCCAGCAAGGCCAAAGGCTCTCCCATGCCGATGGCAAAGGTCTCTCCAGGGGGTGTCGGCTCTTCATGTTGATAACTGAAGACCTCCTCTTCCAGAGGCTGCCATTGAGCTTCAAAACCTTTTTCAGCTACAGGTTCCAAGGATGCTACATTTTCTGAAGAGTCTTCAACAAAAGACTCCACGCCATAAGGATCAATAGTCTGCGGCTCTTCAATCTCTTCTTCGGCACTGGCTACAGCCTCGGTAGCCGCAGGAGGGGCAGAAGCTTCCTCCAGATCAACGAGATCGAACACACCCCAGGGATCATCTCCCGGCGCAGCTTCAACTATCTCGACTGCCAATGATGACGGTTCCTCAAAAGCGACGCTGCTGGTTTCAAACTGAACAGGCTCTACGTCGGCAAGGTTAAGGTCAAACATCTCGGGGAGAGGCTCGAAAGGTGTCTCAACTTCCTGAGCAGGCTCATCCCAAGGGCCGGCCAAGGAAGACGCGAAAAACTGCTCGTCAGTCTGGATGGCTGGTTCATCAGCCACGGCAGGAGCCGTTGCAACTCGCTGTTTGCCGATCTCCAGAAGCGCTTTGACTTTTTCCACCAACTGCTGGGATTCAAACGGCTTGGAGATAAAATCATCGGCACCGCATTCACGGGCCTTATTTTCGTCGAACGGCTCAAAGGCGCCAGTCATCAGCAACAAAGGGATATGCTTGAGCGTTGCGTCTGCTCGTACCTCCTGGCACACCTCATAACCGTTCCGGCCGGGCATCAGGGCATCTACCAGCATGGCATCAGGCATGCTCTCCCGGGCCTTGTCCAAGGCAAGAATGCCATTATCCACAACCGTCAGTTCATAATCCTCATTCGCAAAGATGATTCCTACCACCTTTTGAATGGTAATACTGTCATCAGCGAGGAGTAATTTGGTGCCCATCCATCCCTCCGGCGTTAATACGAAGTCGCATGCAATGCCTGCTTATTCATGGTCAGTTGCATGCATCTCGAAAAGAACATAAAGCACTTAAATACTGGCAATAATCGGTGAAAAGCTAACACACAAGCCCCTGGGTGTCAAGTCGATTACCTGTTATCAACGCTCCACAGTCAATGCCTGGAGCAGATCGGCAAGAGGTCGCTGCGGAGAAAGCTGAGCGGCAACGATGGTAGAGAGATTGCCCCGCAAGCGGCTCAACTCCTTGGTATGCCGGTAATCGAGCCGTGAGGTCAGCAGGACGACAAAGACGTCGGAGCTCGGGTCTAGCCAGAGAGAAGTGCCGGAATAACCGGTATGGCCGAATGATCCCTCAGAGAAGCCGGTGCCGCGTGGTGCGGAATAAGGCGAAGCAATGTCCCAACCAAGCCCGCGAACCACTGCCCCACCCCTGGCAAAATAAGGCGCCGTCATCTGTTCCACGGTGCGCGGCAAAAGGACTGTTTTTCCGCTGGACTCGCCTCGATTCAGAATCATCATGCAGAAGCGGCCAAGATCTGCGGCAGTGGAAAAAACGCCCGCGTGACCGGCAACGCCACCAAGTTTGCGGGCAAGGGAATCCTGTACCTCGCCTAAAAGAAGATTATGCTCGCCACCAAGGGTCGCGGAACAGCGCAGTGCCTGCTCCTTGCCGGGATTAAACTGGGTGTCGCGCATGTCGTTTGGGGCAAAGATGTTTAATGCCGCATACTGGTCAAGTGGCAGCGAACTGACGCGACGAACGATTTCCCCGAGAATAATGAAGTTGATATCAGCATAGCGAAACCTGTTGCCGACAAGCCCTTTTGCTTTCTGGGAGGCAGCTCCATCCAAGGCGCTCTGTATCGGATTGCTATTGGAAAGGGAAAAGTCGTCAAGGCCGGAGGTATGGGTCAGGAGATGCCAGATTAACAGGTCCTCTCTCTGGGAAAACTCAGGAATCCACTTTTTGACCGGGTCTACTAGGGAAAGACGCCCCTCTTCGGCAAGTTTCAGAATCGAGGGGGTGGTTGCCACGACCTTGGTAAGCGAGGCAATATCGAACACAGTATCAGCCGCCATTGGCCTGGAATCAGGTACCGCCGCAATACGCCCGTAAGGCTTTTCGAAGATGATCCCTTTGCCGGTGCCGACCAGGACCACCCCTCCGGCAATCAACCCTTTAGCCATGGCATCTTCCATCAGCTGATCAACCTGATCGGCATGGAACACCTGGTTGCTCAGGGCATTGCCGTTGCACGCTCCCGGAACAAGGAGGAGAATAATCGCTATGAGAATAAACCGGCATTGATTCATATCAAGATCAGCTCGCCCAACTCAAAATATCGATAGCTTGATGGCAAAGAAAAAGGGGGAAGCTCCCCCTTGTTAATTCATCCTGAACTTTACAGTCCTTAGCAGCTTGCCGTCGCTGTCCAAGGCATCTACCCTCCAGTCACCAGCCATCCCTTTTTCTACGACCCGGCTACTGTAGGTACGCCATTTTTTGCCTTTGACAGGTAGCTCCGATTCCCCTACCTTTTCGTTACCACGATACCAGACATGCTTTATGGTGGTTTCCTCTTCGTCATCGGAAACCAGCCGGGTAAAGCAGAAAAGCTGCTTAACCGATGCTGACGAAATCCGGTGAACAGAGTCAATCGGGTTGCCCCGCACAACCTTGGTGGTAACCGCCATCTCTGTTATTTTCAGCGTTGCAGCTTCGGAATCAGGCTGAAAAAGCATCAACAGGGGGAGAACCAGCGCCATCGTTGCTAAAGATATTTTTTTCATGCTGACCCGATACAAGTTCACGTTCTGTAATCCGCGTTAATCTTAACATAATCATATGAAAAGTCACTCGTGTAAACAGTGGACCGACCGTTTCCGAGCGCTAGGTCAATATTAACGGCGAATTCCGGCTTTTTCAATACCTCGGAGCCCTTTTTTTCTGCATCGCCACCGACAAACAGTCCACCGGCTACCATCTGCACGTCATCGAAGAACAGTGAAACCTGCGACTGCTCCACTGCAGCGCCGGAATAGCCGACCGCTGCCAAAATCCTACCCCAGTTGGCATCCTGACCAAAGAATGCGGTCTTGACCAGCGGCGAATTGGCAACTGCCATGGCCGCAAGCCGCGCATCGTCACCACTGGCCGCGCCGGAGACGTTGATGGTTACAAACTTGGTTGCGCCCTCGCCGTCCTTGACAATCGCCTTTGCCAGATCCAGCGCCACCTCGGATAAGAGTGCTGCGAACTGTCCGGCATCCGGCGAAGCAGCGTCAATCGGCGCATTGCCGGACATGCCATTGGCCATTATCAGCGCGGTATCGTTGGTCGACATATCATTGTCAACGGTGATGCAATTGAATGAAGAAGCAACCGCTGACTTAAAGGCATTCTTCAGAAATGTCGGCTCCACAGCAGCATCAGTGACGATGAACGATAGCATGGTAGCCATGTCAGGCCTGATCATCCCTGCACCCTTGGCCACCCCGGCAATAGTATAGGCATTGCCTCCGGCAACACCTTGCCGGGAAGAGATCTTGGGGAAAGTGTCGGTGGTCATGATCGCCCGGGCCACGTCATCAAGGGTTCCATCCGCCAACCCGCTAACCAGTGCCGGTATTGCCGCGCTTAGACGGTCCATCGGCATCTGTACCCCGATCACCCCGGTGGATGATGGTACGACATCGGCTTCAGACACCCCGGCAGCCTCAGCGACAAGCCGTGCTGTTTCTCTGGCCGCGGCCATTCCCGGCTCGCCGGTGCAGGCATTGGCATTGCCGCTGTTCACGACAACCGCACGGAGAATCCCGTCTGCCACTCTCTCCTGGCCGAGCAACACCGGAGCTGCCTTGACCTTGTTGGAGGTAAAGGTAGCCGCGCACACCGCCGGCACTTTTGATAAAATCAGAGCCAGATCCTTCCGACCCGGCTTCTTGATGGCCGCTTCAACCGTAGAAAACTTGAACCCTTTGATCTGCATCCTGTTCTCCAATGCTAAAATCTGTTCTAAAAATTGTATTAGCATAGAATCAAAGCTTTCGCCATGGTTTCCTTCCGGCCTTTCCTCTGATACTATCCTGAATATGTCAGCAACCCTGAAGCTCATCTCCGGCGGTCAGACCGGCGCCGACCGCGCCGGGCTTGACGCAGCTCTGCGCCACAACATTGCTACAGGCGGCTACTGCCCTCGCGGCAGGAGAGCGGAAGACGGAACAATCCCGCTGTGCTACCCGCTTATGGAGACCGATTCTCCTGACTATGCGGTCCGCACCCGCATGAACGTGCGGCAATCAGACGGCACCCTGATCCTGAACCTTGGAGCACTGGACGGAGGAACGAGGTTGACCGTCGAGTATGCCGCAAAGCGCAACAAGCCTTGCCTGGTGGTAAACCTTGACAGCAAAAACCACACACCGGCCCATGTGGCTGACTGGCTTGCCAAGCACAACATCTCCATGCTCAATATCGCAGGGCCGAGGGAGAGTAAGCGCCCCGGCATCTACCGCATTGCCCTGGCCTTCCTCGAGCGACTATTGAGGATACTCTCATCCCGGGCAGGGAAAGAAACGCAATTAAGAACCACAAGATACCTGAAAACCGTTTTCCCTGCTGCCCGTTATAAAGATATTTTTCTGGTTGGCGGGATTGTCCGCGACACCCTTATGGGCAAAGCCAACCAGGATATCGACATTGTCGCGGCAGTCCCTGAGGGAGAACTGCGAGATCAAGGCTTCCACTTAGTCCAAGGCAAGACCACAGCACCGATCATGTTCCGCAACGATCCGGTGTTCGGCAAGATAGAGGTGACGGTTATTCCCAGGGCTGAATTACTGGCCAGCGACCTGGCAAATCGCGACTTCACCTGTAATGCGCTGGCACTGAGCCTGGAAGGTAAGCTGATCGATCCTCTTCACGGCAAAAGGGACCTACAGAGCAAAAAACTGCGCGCCTGCACCCCTTTGGTGTTTCACAATGATCCGATCAGGATCTTTCGTGCCTTCCGTTTTGAAGCTGACGGCTGGACCATGACCCAGGCCACCGAAATCTTGATCCGGCAGTCACCCGGGCTTGCAACAATGGCAACGATCCCTGTAGAACGATTCTCTCGCGAAATGGTTAAAGCGCTCGCAGGAAACAACCCGGCACGTTTTTTCAGGCGAATGCTGGAGTCAGGAACCGGAGCATGCTACCTGCCGGAGCTGTTCAGAATGCCGCACATCCCGGCAGGACCGATCGAGCATCACCCGGAAGGCGACCTGTTCAGCCACTCCTGCCAGGTCCTAACCAGAGTATCTTCTGCCACATCAGACTCGCTGGCCCGTTTCTGCGCGTTTTTCCATGATCTGGGGAAACTCGCCACCAACCCGGAATGCTACCCGAAACACCACGGCCATGATGACGCAGGATTTGAGATGGCCACTGCTTTCTGTGACCGACTGAAGCTGCCGACAGCTTGGAAGAGAGCCCTTGCCTGGACCAACCGGCTGCACGGCAATGCCAACAACTGGGAGGAATTACGGGATAGCACCAGGATCAGAATAGCGGAACAGGCTATCAAAAGTAGGATCACAGAGATCCTGCCTTTAGT
This window of the Geoanaerobacter pelophilus genome carries:
- a CDS encoding YpsA SLOG family protein produces the protein MSATLKLISGGQTGADRAGLDAALRHNIATGGYCPRGRRAEDGTIPLCYPLMETDSPDYAVRTRMNVRQSDGTLILNLGALDGGTRLTVEYAAKRNKPCLVVNLDSKNHTPAHVADWLAKHNISMLNIAGPRESKRPGIYRIALAFLERLLRILSSRAGKETQLRTTRYLKTVFPAARYKDIFLVGGIVRDTLMGKANQDIDIVAAVPEGELRDQGFHLVQGKTTAPIMFRNDPVFGKIEVTVIPRAELLASDLANRDFTCNALALSLEGKLIDPLHGKRDLQSKKLRACTPLVFHNDPIRIFRAFRFEADGWTMTQATEILIRQSPGLATMATIPVERFSREMVKALAGNNPARFFRRMLESGTGACYLPELFRMPHIPAGPIEHHPEGDLFSHSCQVLTRVSSATSDSLARFCAFFHDLGKLATNPECYPKHHGHDDAGFEMATAFCDRLKLPTAWKRALAWTNRLHGNANNWEELRDSTRIRIAEQAIKSRITEILPLVSAADKPRPAVMPGWPETLRIAEMTTEELGIAPLQLEMMAAKHRGEFILQKRIETLRRSHKQSRR